A single Cyprinus carpio isolate SPL01 chromosome A6, ASM1834038v1, whole genome shotgun sequence DNA region contains:
- the LOC122134032 gene encoding bcl-2-related ovarian killer protein homolog A-like — protein MKGMEMLRRSSVFAAEVMEVFDRSPTDKELVSQSKVLCRDYIHSRLHLAGIGWSKPEHGSGGTLAEVSSVLLWLGDELEYLRPNVYRNVARQLNITIASETIVSDAFLAVAAEIFSTGVTWGKIVSLYAVAGALAVDCVRHAHPAMVHTIVDCMGEFVRKSLVSWLKRRGGWADITKCVVNTDPSFRSHWLVAAACACGHYLKAVVFYLLREK, from the exons ATGAAGGGCATGGAGATGTTGCGCCGCTCCTCAGTGTTTGCGGCTGAAGTCATGGAGGTGTTTGATCGCTCTCCCACGGACAAGGAGCTCGTGTCTCAGTCTAAAGTTTTGTGTAGGGATTACATTCACTCCAGACTTCATCTGGCTGGGATCGGATGGTCTAAACCGGAGCACGGATCTGGAGGAACACTGGCTGAGGTGTCTTCAGTTCTTCTGTGGTTGG GTGACGAGCTGGAGTACCTGCGACCCAATGTGTACCGCAACGTAGCAAGACAGCTCAACATCACAATTGCCTCTGAGACTATAGTCTCTGATGCCTTTTTGGCCGTCGCTGCAGAAATCTTCTCTACAG GTGTAACGTGGGGGAAGATTGTGTCTCTGTATGCTGTGGCCGGAGCTCTAGCTGTGGACTGTGTTCGGCACGCACATCCAGCAATGGTGCACACCATTGTGGACTGCATGGGCGAGTTTGTTCGTAAGAGCCTGGTGTCGTGGTTAAAGAGGAGAGGAGGCTGG GCGGACATTACAAAGTGTGTAGTCAATACAGATCCCAGTTTTCGTTCTCATTGGCTGGTGGCAGCTGCCTGTGCCTGTGGTCACTACCTCAAGGCTGTGGTCTTCTACCTGctgagagaaaaataa
- the LOC109091752 gene encoding cysteine protease ATG4B, which translates to MKLLKSKILPSSTKHAPVIGEAVSTVWEFVLKYATLTYDSLRFGEIEDFPETSEPVWILGKQFSALTEKDEILADVTSRLWFTYRKNFQPIGGTGPTSDTGWGCMLRCGQMILGQALICRHLGRDWRWSPGQRQRAEYISILNAFIDKKDSYYSIHQIAQMGVGEGKSIGQWYGPNTVAQVLKKLAVFDSWSQLAVHVAMDNTVVIEEIKRLCMPWLDFDRGACAVSEEPREMNGDLEGACALTGEETALWKPLVLLIPLRLGLSDINEAYIEPLKQCFMMPQSLGVIGGKPNSAHFFIGFVGDELIYLDPHTTQPAVDPTEDGQFPDDSYHCQHPPCRMHICELDPSIAAGFFCQTEDDFDEWCAQIRKVSNCRGLPMFELVDSQPSHLITADILNLTPDFLDSDRLARFFDSEDEEFEILSL; encoded by the exons AtgaaattgttaaaaagcaaaatTCTTCCATCGTCAACCAAGCACGCGCCTGTTATTGGAGAGGCGGTCTCTACAGTTTGGGAATTTGTCCTTAAATATG CTACTCTCACGTACGACTCATTGCGCTTTGGAGAGATCGAAGATTTCCCAGAGACCTCCGAGCCTGTCTGGATTTTGGGAAAGCAGTTCAGCGCTCTAACAG AGAAGGATGAGATTCTGGCAGACGTCACCTCACGTTTGTGGTTCACGTACAGAAAGAACTTCCAGCCAATTG GTGGCACTGGTCCCACTTCAGACACTGGCTGGGGCTGCATGCTTCGATGTGGACAGATGATTCTTGGGCAGGCCTTGATCTGCAGGCACTTAGGTAGAG actgGAGATGGAGTCCAGGTCAGCGGCAGAGAGCAGAATATATCAGCATTCTCAATGCCTTCATTGACAAGAAGGACAGCTATTATTCCATCCATCAAATAG CTCAAATGGGTGTTGGTGAGGGCAAGTCTATAGGCCAGTGGTATGGTCCAAATACAGTGGCTCAGGTACTCAA GAAACTGGCAGTTTTTGACTCCTGGAGCCAACTGGCAGTTCATGTAGCTATGGACAATACTGTGGTCATCGAGGAAATCA AGAGGTTGTGTATGCCGTGGCTGGACTTCGACAGGGGTGCATGTGCGGTTTCTGAAGAGCCTCGGGAAATGAATGGCGATCTGGAGGGGGCTTGTGCTCTGACAGGAGAGGAGACGGCTCTGTGGAAGCCCCTTGTTCTGCTGATTCCACTAAGACTGGGCCTCAGTGACATCAACGAAGCCTATATTGAACCACTCAAG CAATGCTTCATGATGCCTCAGTCTTTAGGAGTAATAGGAGGGAAGCCGAACAGTGCTCACTTCTTCATTGGCTTTGTAG GTGATGAGCTCATTTATCTAGACCCCCATACCACTCAGCCAGCTGTGGACCCAACTGAAGATGGACAGTTCCCAGACGACTCCTACCACTGCCAGCACCCTCCCTGCCGAATGCACATCTGTGAGCTTGACCCCTCCATTGCTGCT GGCTTCTTTTGTCAAACCGAGGATGATTTTGATGAATGGTGTGCACAAATTCGTAAG GTTTCAAACTGTAGAGGTCTTCCTATGTTTGAATTGGTAGACAGTCAGCCATCTCATCTAATTACCGCAGATATACTAAACCTTACTCCAG ACTTCTTGGATTCAGACAGGCTCGCACGCTTCTTTGATTCTGAGGATGAAGAATTTGAAATCCTGTCTTTGTGA
- the LOC122145305 gene encoding thymidylate kinase-like — translation MWGGPARYEFPEVFLFKEKYRVKKSRRVSICSLLFCLFKRVFLRAMSYRRGALIVLEGVDRAGKTTQCQKLVQALQQSGQAAEMMRFPDRATKIGQLISSYLEKKSNLEDHTVHLLFSANRWEMVPLIRQKLEEGINLVVDRYAFSGVAFTSAKPGFFLEWCMNPDMGLPKPDLVMFLQLNPSMAANRGEYGIERYETSAFQRTVQQRFEELMQDSSVNWKVIDAARTIEEVHKDIKLLSEDIISLAQNQPVGELWR, via the exons ATGTGGGGCGGGCCTGCACGATACGAATTTCCGGAAGTTTtcctttttaaagaaaagtaCCGCGTAAAGAAATCACGGCGTGTCAGTATTTGCTCCCTGTTGTTCTGCCTTTTTAAAAGAGTATTTTTAAGAGCAATGTCTTACAGAAGAGGAGCTTTAATTGTTCTTGAGGGAGTAGACAGAGCTgggaaaacaacgcaatgtcaaAAACTCGTGCAGGCGCTACAGCAGAGCGGACAAGCGGCAGAAATGATGCGATTTCCAG acaGAGCCACTAAAATTGGTCAGCTGATCAGTTCGTACCTGGAGAAGAAAAGTAATCTGGAGGATCACACTGTTCACCTGCTGTTTTCTGCAAACCGATGGGAAATGGT GCCTCTGATCAGACAGAAGTTGGAAGAAGGGATCAATCTAGTGGTGGACCGTTATGCGTTTTCAGGAGTGGCCTTCACTAGTGCCAAACC tgggtTCTTTCTGGAGTGGTGCATGAATCCAGATATGGGACTTCCAAAACCAGACCTGGTGATGTTTTTGCAGCTCAATCCCAGTATGGCAGCAAACCGTGGAGAATATGGGATTGAACGGTATGAGACGAGCGCTTTCCAACGCACAGTTCAGCAAAGATTTGAAGAGCTCATGCAAGATTCCTCAGTCAACTGGaag GTAATTGATGCTGCAAGGACCATAGAAGAGGTGCACAAAGATATTAAGCTTCTGAGTGAAGACATCATCAGTTTGGCCCAGAATCAGCCAGTTGGAGAGCTGTGGAGGTGA